A single Curtobacterium sp. MCJR17_020 DNA region contains:
- the lipA gene encoding lipoyl synthase has product MTLAPEGRRMLRVEARNAETPIETKPGWIKTRATQGPEFRELSALVKDKQLHTVCQEAGCPNIFECWEDREATFLIGGSQCTRRCDFCQIDTGKPEPLDRDEPRRVADSVVSMGLKYATVTGVARDDLPDGGSWLYAETIRQIHEHSPGTGVEILVPDFNGRPDQLGQVFDARPEVFAHNVETVPRIFKRIRPAFTFERSLDVITQGRDAGLVTKSNLILGMGEERIEIEDALQRLFDAGTDIITLTQYLRPSPRHLPVARWVKPEEFVALREVAEEMGFAGVLAGPLVRSSYRAGRLWARATVARGGSVPEHLSHLLDAAPGRQAV; this is encoded by the coding sequence ATGACCCTCGCCCCCGAAGGCCGCCGGATGCTCCGCGTCGAGGCCCGCAACGCCGAGACCCCGATCGAGACGAAGCCCGGGTGGATCAAGACCCGTGCCACCCAGGGCCCGGAGTTCCGCGAGCTGTCCGCCCTGGTCAAGGACAAGCAGCTGCACACCGTCTGCCAGGAGGCCGGCTGCCCGAACATCTTCGAGTGCTGGGAGGACCGCGAGGCAACGTTCCTGATCGGCGGCTCGCAGTGCACCCGCCGGTGCGACTTCTGCCAGATCGACACCGGCAAGCCCGAGCCGCTCGACCGCGACGAGCCCCGCCGGGTCGCCGACTCGGTCGTGTCGATGGGCCTGAAGTACGCCACGGTGACCGGAGTCGCCCGCGACGACCTGCCCGACGGCGGCTCCTGGCTCTACGCCGAGACCATCCGCCAGATCCACGAGCACTCCCCCGGCACCGGCGTCGAGATCCTGGTGCCGGACTTCAACGGCCGCCCGGACCAGCTCGGCCAGGTGTTCGACGCCCGCCCCGAGGTCTTCGCCCACAACGTCGAGACCGTGCCGCGGATCTTCAAGCGGATCCGACCGGCGTTCACGTTCGAGCGCTCCCTCGACGTCATCACGCAGGGCCGCGACGCCGGGCTCGTCACGAAGTCGAACCTGATCCTCGGCATGGGCGAGGAGCGCATCGAGATCGAGGACGCCCTGCAGCGCTTGTTCGACGCCGGCACGGACATCATCACGTTGACGCAGTACCTCCGCCCGTCGCCGCGGCACCTGCCGGTGGCGCGCTGGGTCAAGCCGGAGGAGTTCGTCGCGCTGCGTGAGGTCGCCGAGGAGATGGGCTTCGCCGGGGTGCTCGCCGGCCCGCTCGTCCGGTCGTCGTACCGCGCCGGACGCCTGTGGGCGCGCGCCACGGTCGCGCGTGGCGGCTCGGTTCCCGAGCACCTG